A single Eubalaena glacialis isolate mEubGla1 chromosome 18, mEubGla1.1.hap2.+ XY, whole genome shotgun sequence DNA region contains:
- the LOC133077924 gene encoding zinc finger protein 256-like isoform X1 — protein sequence MAAAALRDPPEGGVTFEDIALYFSWEEWKLLDEAQRRLYHDVMLENFALISSLGFWSGEENVEASFEQSVSVVRSQVRTSKEPSSSQKTHPCEMCGPVLRDIFHLTEQQGTQHSQKLFKCRACAEGFYFSADTQQHQEQHMQEKPFIIDVDRASFVKSSNFHVSGEPFTCKKVAEDFLATSEHLNQQAIHTGEKPNTVTHCMETLQSRKSHCTRGECKKAFCPKHTLVQAQSVYTERQCFMCSECGKIFKYKSSFVVHQRVHTGDRLYDCGDCGKSFRGSSALIQHRRIHTGARQYKCSKCGKFFSQEFVLIYPQRSHTGENCHICHQCAQSFSHSSIFFQQQTVHTGEMSYECTECRKSFRRKSDLIEHWRVHTGERPYECSECGKSFTSSSALRYHQRVHTGEKPYKCGECGKSFTSSSGLRYHQRIHTGERPYECTDCGKSFTQINHLIIHRRVHTGERPYECSECGKSFSHKSYLSQHQRVHTGERPYECSECGKSFTSGSALCYHQRVHTGEKPYECSECGKSFTNGPILIRHRRVHTGERPYECSECGKSFTQRNHLNIHQRVHTGERPYECSECGKSFTSGSALRYHQKIHIGERPYECSECEKSFTSSSALRCHQRVHTGERPFDCSECGKSFRDSSQLNQHQRVHTGEKPYECSDCGRSFSQNSYLSKHRRVHTGERPYECSECEKSFTSVSALGYHQRVHTGERPYKCSDCGKSFTNSSILIRHRRVHTGERPHACSDCGKSFTQRIHLIIHRRVHTGERPYECSECGKSFTSRSTLHYHQRVHTGEKPYDCSECGKSFSRKSNLSQHQRVHTGERP from the coding sequence GTTTCTGGAGTGGAGAAGAGAATGTTGAGGCATCCTTTGAACAGAGTGTTTCTGTGGTAAGGTCACAGGTCAGGACTTCCAAGGAACCTTCATCTTCCCAGAAGACTCACCCCTGTGAGATGTGTGGTCCAGTCTTGAGAGACATTTTCCATTTGACTGAGCAGCAGGGAACACAACACAGCCAGAAACTATTCAAGTGTAGGGCATGTGCAGAAGGATTTTATTTCAGTGCAGACACTCAGCAGCACCAGGAGCAACACATGCAAGAAAAACCATTCATAATCGATGTGGACAGGGCCTCATTTGTGAAGAGCAGCAATTTCCATGTGTCAGGGGAGCCTTTTACCTGCAAGAAAGTTGCAGAGGACTTCCTAGCCACCTCAGAACATCTGAATCAACAGGCCATTCACACTGGGGAAAAGCCAAACACAGTCACCCACTGCATGGAAActttacaaagcagaaaaagTCATTGCACCAGGGGAGAATGCAAGAAAGCCTTCTGCCCCAAACACACACTTGTTCAGGCCCAGAGTGTCTACACTGAAAGACAGTGTTTTatgtgcagtgaatgtgggaaaataTTCAAGTATAAATCCTCATTTGTTGTGCACCAGAGAGTTCACACTGGTGACAGGCTTTATGACTGTGGCGACTGTGGAAAATCTTTTAGGGGAAGCTCAGCCCTCATTCAACATCGAAGAATTCATACTGGGGCAAGGCAGTACAAGTGCAGCAAATGTGGGAAATTCTTTAGCCAAGAATTTGTCCTCATTTATCCTCAGAGGAGTCACACTGGAGAAAATTGCCACATTTGCCATCAGTGTGCACAATCTTTTAGCCATAGCTCCATCTTTTTTCAACAACAGACagttcacactggagaaatgAGTTATGAGTGCACTGAATGTAGGAAGTCCTTTAGACGAAAATCTGACCTCATTGAACACTGGAGGGttcacacaggagaaaggccttatgagtgcagtgaatgtgggaaatcctttaCTTCTAGCTCCGCCCTCCGTTATCATCagagagttcacactggagaaaagccTTATAAATGTGGGGAATGTGGGAAGTCTTTTACCTCTAGCTCTGGCCTACGTtatcatcagagaattcacacaggagaaaggccATATGAGTGTACTGATTGTGGAAAGTCTTTTACCCAAATAAATCACCTCATTATACACCGAAGAGttcacacaggagaaaggccttatgagtgcagtgaatgtgggaaatcctttagCCACAAATCTTACCTGTCTCAACACCagagagttcacactggagaaaggccttatgaatgtagtgaatgtgggaaatcttttacCTCTGGTTCCGCCCTCTGTTATCATCAGAGAGTTCACACAGGAGAAAAaccttatgagtgcagtgaatgtgggaaatcctttaCCAATGGACCGATACTCATTCGACACCGTAGAGTTCACAcgggagaaaggccttatgagtgcagtgaatgtgggaaatcctttaCCCAAAGAAATCATCTCAACATACACCAGAGAGTTCACACAGGAGAAAGaccttatgagtgcagtgaatgtggaaaaTCTTTTACCTCTGGTTCCGCCCTTCGTTATCATCAGAAAATTCACattggagaaaggccttatgagtgcagcgAATGTGAGAAATCTTTTACCTCTAGCTCTGCCCTCCGTTGTCATCAGAGAGttcacacaggagaaaggccTTTTGACTGCAGTGAATGTGGTAAATCTTTTAGGGACAGTTCCCAATTGAATCAACACCagagagttcacactggagaaaagccTTATGAATGTAGTGATTGTGGGAGATCCTTTAGCCAGAATTCATACCTCTCTAAACACCGgagagttcacactggagaaaggccttatgagtgcagtgaatgtgagAAATCTTTTACTTCTGTCTCTGCCCTTGGCTATCATCagagagttcacactggagaaaggccttataaGTGCAGTGACTGTGGGAAATCTTTTACCAATAGCTCAATACTGATTCGCCATCGGAGAGttcacacaggagaaaggccTCATGCATGTAGTGACTGTGGGAAGTCCTTTACCCAAAGAATTCACCTGATTATTCACCGGAGAGttcacacaggagaaaggccttatgagtgcagtgaatgtgggaaatcttttacCTCTCGTTCCACCCTTCATTATCATCAGAGAGttcacacaggagagaagccttatgactgcagtgaatgtgggaagtcTTTTAGCCGAAAATCTAACCTCTCTCAGCACCAGcgagttcacactggagaaaggccttaa